One Dunckerocampus dactyliophorus isolate RoL2022-P2 chromosome 15, RoL_Ddac_1.1, whole genome shotgun sequence genomic window, CACCCACCACTGTTTGTCtcaacataaataaattaatattaggatttttattacaatgaatacattttctCAGTACCAGACACATTGAGGTCATTCAATTTCATTtgactgttatttttttttaataaattcagATTTGGCAccaaataaaagtataaaaaaatacacaaaaatgaagCTTGTATCATGATGGTTTGGGCCATGAaattcatcaaaaataaaataacatttaattaaattaaactaaACGAGTCAGACTAAGGTAGCAGAAGTCATTAATTAGCTACTCATAATTCATACTTCATTGTCAGAGTCGCCATCTTGTTCCTCTGCCTGattggctcctcctcctcctccttcttcttcttctccttcctgcttgaTGGCCATTGCTCCTTTCCTGGGGGGCAACACGGAGAAGAAGGCTTCCTTCCAGTTGCCTTTCTCCAAAAACGCCAGGATGATCTcaaaaactgacaaaaacacacacacacacacacacaaataatgttgcatatcatttgcatatgctatcttaaaaaaaaaaaatcatctgaaATTTTGGGGCCGTTTACAATAAAAACGGACCAAACTTGGAATATGCTGAATGAAAACAAGGCTTAATGGATctggggggttttttttagatacCTTCCAGTCAGGTTACAGAGCCTTCCATAGCACTGAGTCTgcacttttaaaggtttttaatgaccaatttttaatgactgattctggtggttcagccattttagtgcttttagacctgactGCTGCTTTCGACAAAGTGGACCATactattcttttatctcgcttggaaaactgtgGGGGTGTCAGGGGGACTGTCCTTGAGTGGTTTAAATCTTACCTGTCAGGGAGATGCCTGACTGTGGGACTTGGGGACTCCACCTTgtccaccccccccccacccccacccccccttgaATGTGGTGTCcccctctgtgtcttttattctttttttttttttttttagttttaattagttttatttagccaagtttttatttttatttttgtccattttttgtatttgtttcttttattgttttatttcttgttttaaatattttctaaatatgttaaataaatatttgatttattagtttttactgtaaaaacttgtacttttatttcttattatttatggtgtTACTAGTTTGTGTAAATAAAGtgaattggattggattggataatTAGCCCTTggccgtaatttccagtgtataaactgcaacttaacactgaaaaggtgcacctcagaaataaacaaacatgtaccagtGCGAgttcaaaatacagtcaaacctgtcttagcggccacgtgcctatagcggccactgaaaaaaatcccccgcagaaaatttacatgttatagaccctgtgtatagcggtcacctgtctaacgcggcctgtggccacccattttgtatgccttggtcaatatctgaccgcacatagtggccaaaatgccgactcaagcagaagcttcatgcacgaaaaagttttgttctttaagcaatgaagctgtcgtgtgtagactttaattactgactTTAATTactagttcgacataaaaaaagctgtcttcttactttgcaatgccgccctgaaaagattcaatgacggccaaaacggtaatcttcccactttgcaatgccgtgaatagattgtaaaatagccaaaacacctgaataaaacatctaaaatatcacttaattgccgactaattagagattagaagcccattcaataagaaaggagcgatggtattgttagtttactacgatcttcgcacctcctccacactcaattgttcacgcacacacccattcatgactgctccacgtgtatcctgtacatatatcctcgggctcgttcactaaaatttttatttcttgcttttaaaatcgtgttttaaaaaaaatcaaagatggaaatttgtgacgttctgaaGGACAGGatcgagcgtcccctgtcctgcacttttatttggcgggctgtgccttctccggggaggaaaaggcagccgcttcatgcctggtggccgcgcagctgcggtcaattaacatttgtggcggatgaaaggccagcgccgtcgaatgtgtggcgctggttcattgttgttattgatattactagtttcctcaccggagctctTACCtggatttacctacctgtttacagtatgtgtcaacagaacgttttcccctatgtctcttggttttgctccagtctttttgtgaatagttgttaatacactgtatgtgtgtgcacaaattcaaaatggccaccaacgtgtctatagcagccacttttgccgtttcccttcagtggccactatagacaggtttgaccgtaataataaaaacatttgaaagttttcccataatgcatttcatctgagcaaacatttcattggagcagtggtccccaacccccgggccgcggcccgatACCGGGCAGtaggtcatttggtaccgggccgcacagaaaaaaaataatttccattttaatttttttaatgttttattttgaaaagtggctggattctctgttacatccgtgtcacttgacgcatgtccattgtgcgtggactactactgtatttttaccatttttctttcacctcatatttggtgtcaaatgctcatactatgtgggaatgcataaaggtaaattttgagttttgatgacttattgagtggtaatgttcacatttgtctcaagttaattcatgctagcgcactgccttgtACTCCACATGTCAAACAgcgtaataatctctctggaaaaacttggctggaacttgaactggtggatggagggtcggcattcattttgtgctcttaatttgatgttattcatgtcttagttttacacaattcatcataaataagataaattagatcgctataatgtacgaacccccccccccctccggTCCGCGGGAGGACCTTGTTccttgtgggaacacaagccggtccgtgagTCAAAAAAGGTTAGGGACCACtgcattggaggacaagcggcatagaaaattggaTGAATGGTGCTGCaatactgcctctgtccaccagagagagCCAGACATCAttgcaatgaatgaatgcattccACTGAATGTTGCTCagttgcaatgcattgtgggagggctttaaaagagttgttttttttctttttaaattcagATTGGTGCACGTTTGtatattaagttgctgtgtgattagtATGGTGTTCTTCGTTAAATGACACCATGTGtctgactgttatattgttatacatgctcaaaaaaattagaggaacacttggaaaacacatcagatctaaactgggggaaaaatgatcttgaatatctttcctgataataagtgggtgatgtattagtaacaaaatgatgccacatcatttgatagaaatgaaaatgatcaccctatagagggggaaatcaaagacaccccaaaaatgaaagtgaaaaaatgatgcagcacactggtccatctggctaaaatgtcattgtagcaactcaaaatgattctcagtagtttgtgtggcccccacgtgcttgtacgcatgcctgacaacgtgggggcatgctcctaatgagactacggatggtgtcctgggggatctcctcccagatctggaccagggcatcaatgagctcctggacagtctgaggagcaacctggcggcgccggatggacctaaacataatgtcccagaggtgttctattgggtttaggtcaggtaaAGATTGCGACTcaattcttgtacattttttcttttgtaatattaggacatTAGTTTTTACTGTGGATTACttaggtaaaagtaaccttaaatgttaatttatccctttcatctaccattcatatgtatttatatgcatttccaattgttttccacatgtcaaactataaaaatgttttgtgttaccatttttggatttctggaacagattaattggatttacattacttcttatgggagaaatttatttggttagcgtccgttttggttgaagtcggaccttctggaacgaattactGAGTTCCACTATACTTTGTGATGCGTGTTTATGAATAATGTTACGGTACGTAGCGCTGAGTTCCACTATACTTTGTGATGCGTGTTTATGAATAATGTTACGGTACGTAGCGCTGCTGTGTGTTCCGTTTAACTATCTTATCGAATTATTCATCAACAGAGTCTTGTGCTGTTATGCTATTTACGTAGCTGTCTTCTCTGCTAGCCTCACCGTGGTTTACCGCCAGAACTTTCCGACTGTTCATCTGGACGAAGCTGCTCAAAGGAAGCTGGGCGTGATCGATACCTAGCGCCTTCGCCCTCTCAAAAGTGATGCCctggaaacaaaagaaaaaaaacaactctaaatTCTCAtgattttaagtgttttttggtttttttgtattttcaactATAGACCTTATGGTGGTTGTGGTCCACCAGTCCGCCGATGATGTAGGCCTTCTTGGGGTCCAGCTCAGCTAGCATGTTGGGAGAGTCCGACGTCAGGTAGACCAGTTCTTCCTTCGCTAGGACATTGCTATAGTGTTCGGATTTAACAGTAATATCCTGCATAGGGAAACCTTATAAGGACACAATTGGACCAGAAGGCAAGAAACGTCAGTGTTCACCTTCCAGTTGATCCAGCCTTTGTCCTTTTCATCCATGCTCTGTTTGAGTTGTCCTCCCAGGCTCGTTAGataaaactggggaaaaaaaaaaaagtaaaaacacgcTAACATTAGCCTGTCGTTCGCCCTACAGTCCAGCTGCCCGTAGTCTCCTCTCTGATAAAAATGATAgtccagtggaaccttggttagcgtcataaaTTTgatccagaaggtccaactctaatcAAAGCAGATGCTAATCGAATACGTTTTTCCTATAAGCAATCATGTAAATCCGATTGagccgttccagaaagccacaaatacaaacacaaaacacctttttataggTTTACAATCATAGTTTGACATgtgaaaaacaatttgaaatgcatataaatgatgactgaaagggataaatgaacatttgaggttacttttacctccattgaagacgtgattcttgacttgagtgaaaacaggaaggtggtggtgcttgatctcgctgccacatcgtgtctttgggagcagtcacgtcttcagtgaagctaaaagtaacctttcatgccaaagttttttttaattgttatattacaacttaatttttataatattacaatgttgttATACTATTAATaagtattatattattatgtatacatttatttgtgcagtaaatgtgcaaaataaaaaaataattcaattccGTTGGTACACACCAACCTGGACTGGACGTGTGGCTCTTCGGTTCTCTGCATAGCACCTCTGGATCTGTTTGTGTAGCTTGTGGACATCCTGACATGGACAAGAGGGGAACATTTGGGAAATTGGGCATGTTCCTTGATATTGATGAATACATGAAACACTGAATGAGCAGGTGATAGTGGAATTTttgtaattcatgctagcacacacatcaaacagcgatgtataATCTTCTAtcagaaaaacaaactccatgcTGGAgttggtgggtctgtattcatttaatgcttttaatttgatgttggtcctgtcatagttttatatGATACATAATAAAAAGGTAAATTAGATCGCTGTAATGTGCGCGCTGCTCCTATTTACAtacattctcgtcttcagtcacggTAAGCTACGGCGCAACAATCCTTTTGCCGGAAGCCCAGGATCTCGTGTTGTTTAAGAGACGAAATATAAACTGGTTGCTGGTCTTGCGATAcgcggtgcatgtctctacaacccattcatctaaggatttatgacCGATTCTTATACCTGtagatccaggaggctgctaccgatgcaGCCGTACCTCTCGCTTGCCAAACCAGATATCCGGTGGCGTTGTTTTATCGCTCACAAGCCTACTAATGACATATGTGGGGTGCAACGTGTGGTGCATGACACACATACCCCTTTTCTTCTACTGGTGCAGATTTAGTTCAGAGCTGGAGTTGAACCAGTGTTGGCCGTGAACAGGCTCTACACCAGATTCATTTTCAGTTGGCCTGGAGAGTCGTGTCATTACGTCACATGCGTTATGCCTCCGACCAGGAAATGACAAAAGGGAAAATCAGCGCGAGTCATGCAAtttaaataatgtttattttgtcaaaaCGTCCGGATGAAAAGCAATGACTGAAGATTActcataaaatgtgagtgtggatTAAAGGAATAAACctaaatgtttatatttatagTGTGTTTGTGGTGGAAACGCACTCCTTCATAAAAAATAGTGATTTAATATTAAGAAATGTGCTGAACTTCACTGCATTGTTTGACAGATGTGGTCAGTGATAGAAAATATTTTCAGACATTTGAGGAATAGGACGGTAAAACTAAATTAAAGTCTGCTCTGGCTCTtatgattacaaaaaaatgagtcAACTGAGTTGAAACAGACGTAACAGTCTGGTATTTACTTGAGCTAACACCTCCCCCACTTCGGTTTAGCACTCAAACCAGCAAGCTTTTGGATCCAGATTTGAACCAAAAAATACAGCTCCAGTTCAGCACCCCTGTGGAACCATGATAATGGAGAACCAAAGCTCTGAAAACCTACTCTGAACCAGTCACAGTGGAAAAGCGGTAACATAGGAGTCCCCAAGTGCGacgtacaaaaaaagaaaaagaaaaaaaaaaaagacattttgcccaaacctgacaccagcaaaacacacaaaagacacAAGTTGGCCGTACGGACGGCGCATGAAGACGTACGAAGTGTAtacgtttgtcttgcaacctgaaaaaaacgtaagcgcCCGTAGAGTTTGACTGACATGACAAAGGACCTCTGCGGTCAGTCCACAGCTCAGGAATCGCGtttcttgcgtttttttgcACATAGACCGGCCATAGGAGCCTGTAGGACTGGTTGCAACGTAGGCTTTAATTGGTTTCACAAAGACCAAGCCAGTATGAGCAGACATGGATTCTAGATCAAGATCTAGATCAAGACAGGTGAAATAAGAAAAAAGGCAACACCGCCACAGACATAAAACAAACAGAGAAAGCGTGGCGGTCTGCAATACTTCGCACGTAAATAAATCGTAAATaatgcacaaatacacactcactgctcCATTcaaactaggcctgtcacgataatcaagaaatcaattaactgcacgataaataaaaacaaacttaatCATCTTGCTTGCATTGATATATTGACAGGCACATGCGTGTTTGATTTCTTCCcttctctctaccaaacagttCATCGTAACGAGAAGGAATGTCGTGGCGGAATGTCATCACCAACACTAACCCCCGAACTAAACACGTTAATACGGAAACTCCTCTTATGGAgggtgaatggaagctagctgggttagcttagtttagcagagcatgcgagtgtggctgtgtgtgtgtgagacttaGGCTGtacgagtgtgtttacaccCGAAGACGTTTTCAGTGAAATCAGCTGAGAGGCaggtttattcttgctcccggCTTGTCTCAaccatcaacacacacaacacacttctggccttcaaaataacagcgCCACATCCTTGGCTAactgtgcaaacaaaataagggtgtcataaaaaatattttacattacagttggaattgcattggtaaCTGTGCCTTCCTTAACCGCAAGAGTGGGCATTATCATTTGCTGAGGATTTTGTAGAAATTGCAGTGGTtggcatcccattagaaaagttagctaagctacatccgcttctgaattactgggcaaagATTGTTCAATGATTTATTGCATCAAGGAAGGGTATACAGTATGCAATCAGTTGGTGTCTgctttgacacacaatgtgaaattCAGAATATCTCTGCTTAATTGCAACGAcgataacaaaagtgacaccgattcaaaatctgaaatattgtgattgattatgATTTTTAGTTAAGTGCGTTTTATTTTCACTGGGTTATTTTGTGGTTTTGGTTAATTTataatgtttaatttatttgatttaaaagctgacattccaattacaatgttaatcatcaaacacatttgaatattagtcaatgacaacacaactgaataccaattttttttttttttttactttttataattaagggagaaaaaaatccaaagctacatggtcctgtgtgaaaaagtgattgaattAAAccgaataactggttgggccccccttagcagcaacaactgcaatcaagcgtttgtgataacttgcaatgagtctcttacagcgctggggaggaattttgtcccactcatctttgcagaattgttgtcattcagccacattggaggcttttccagcatgaagtgcctttttaaggtcatgccacagcatctcaataagattcagttcaggactttgactaagccactccaaagtcttcattttgtttttttcagcaacAAAAAGGCCCCAGattatcacactaccaccaccatattttactgttggtatgatgttgtttttctgatattttctgttacttttacacaagatgtaatgggacacacatcttccaaaacGTTCAAATTTTGTCATGTCAGACaaaaggtcttggagatcatcaagatgttttctggcaaaattgagacaagccctaatgttctttttgttcagcagtggttttggtcttggaactttgccatgcaggccgtttctgtcatgaacactgaccttaaccgaggcaagtgaggtctgcagttatttgaatgttgttgtggcgtcttttgtgacctcttggatgagtcatcgctgcgctcttggggtcattttgaatagatagccactcctgggaaggttcaccactgttccatgttttcggcatttgtggataatggctctcactgtggtttgctggagtcccaaagctttagaaacggctttataaccttttccaggctCATTGATatcaatttctttcttttcttttgaggatcttttggtctacttcactttctcaggcaggtcctatttaagtgatttgtTGATTtagaacaggtgtggcagtaatcaagcctgggtgtggctagagaaatTGAACCCAAGTGTGATAAAGCATTGGGGGGGGATCACTTTTTCCAAACAgagtcatgtaggtttggattttcctTCTCATTTAAGAATAACAAGTTtgatttaaaactgcattttgtgttcagttgtgttgtcattgaccaatatttaaatttgatgatctaaaacatttaagtgtgacaaacgtgggaaaaaaatcaggaaagaggcaaacactttttcacaccactgtattattattacatgaattaaaaatggtctcaaaataatgttgaccatcATATTGTTTATCAGCAGTAATTTGTACGACAATAATTGTCCAGCAAAATGAGTTATCATTAAAGGCCTAGCTGAAAGCATAACAACTACAATCCAAATAGTTCAttcatgttatgtttgtttcttgtttAACTTTGGAGGAACAGTGGTGTGCAGGAACACCTATGAAGTCTTTTTTGCTTTATTAGCACATCGCCCTTCCTCGCTCGTCGCTTCAACAACAGCGTATGTACTTACGGTTTCCCCATAAGTGGCAAGCCTTCTTGATAATGTAGTACACATCCACAtttacaacacaacacaatttaCATCTCCGAAAACGTAGTCATACTCTGCGCTAGGTAATCATCCAAATACCTTAATTAGCATGAGGTCGTCAAAACTGCAGTCCACGACCAGCCTCAGCGAGCCGGGGATGACATCTCTACGAGGTCGTTTCCTGGCCCTGTGGTCTTCATCGTTGTCGTCCTTCTTATGATGATGATCGTGCTGTGTTTGTCTCTGCAGGCGACGCTGATGCTTCCTTTCTTTACGCTTCTGTCTGCAACATGGCAAAGCCCATATTCCActgcttgtaatattatggtcaaattacactttttgtcTTGTACTAGTACCACTTTAATTCTAAATACGGaggtaccttggttaacgttTGCCCCAGTTAGtgcgtttttcagttaacatccaaaatctttgcaaaaattttgccaTGGCCTGCGTTAGCTCGCTTGGTTAGTGCACAATTGGGGCGCGTAACAAACTGTTAAACTGTTGTATCTGTGCTTGCTTTGTTTGGATCACGCCTCATGACCAAATCTCGCGATACTTTGTTCACCCTTAGCTACCGCAGCCTGTAAGGCTGTCACTGCGTAATCCGTACcagaaacgcaatcggttctacgcatgtgcagaacgcgtctacatccggttggCCCATTTTTCCGCAGTGACGTTAGGCAAGCCGATTTGTTCTACTACACATGTGAAATCTACGTCATCCGTCCATCTAGTTTACGGCAGTTACAGCTCGTAAACGTCAGCCAACAAGATTTCTACAACGCATGTGCAAAATATGTCACAACCCCCACTCCCAAAAAACGCTAAGATTGGCGAAATTACTACAtagtctattttttttcttactgtaTATCCATGGTCCAAGTGGATAAATTAGAAGATGTCTTTTCTTGGCTCCATaaattgttttacattatttttcactcctgaaaaaagacagacaaaagcatttgctagcaatatatgtttaaaaaaaaatagctgaatcCTCTTGATGAATCCAtctttgcactctgcttatggttgtttgcattcaaatatcatataaatagattttatgttttgttttatatagtttattgtatttgtaattaTTCAGGAATATTatacgtaaccggatatgacgtttacgtctgcggcGCATCTGCGCATGCGCTATGTGCATTGCGTACGTTTTTATGTAGCTCAGTCTTTGTGAATAAAGACGACAGAAACATGCGCATGCTAACAGTCACCAATAAAATAACCTCCTTATACAAATATCAAGTAAAATGATTCactatttatgttcatacattaaaaaaaaaaaaaaaaaaactaccacagcacgtaaTGTCACAGAAGCGCTGTCGTTAAAATTTGcgaaagcaggaagtgatgtaGATCTCATGCATGTGAAGAACCGATCGCGTTTATGGTACGGATTGTGTAGTGGCAAGGCACATGCATACAGCAAATGCAATGAAAAAGGCCAAATCAATGGacctcgtgttttttttttgtgagtgcGACAAACTCTAAATACGCAACTATGAGTCCAAATGAAGGTGTAGGTgacagcaacattccaaaaagagTGAATAACACTatcgaattcaagaaagaataaCTGAGGATGGCGTGCATGTTGCTGCTCTCTGCAGGATGTACTAGAAGccctcatcaacaataagtacCGTCCTGAAGAATAACAACGTAATCAAATGAGCTAATGTTGCGAAAGGAGCGAGCCGCCGCTAACCTGTTGTAAGCGCCCCGGCTGCTGGATCTAACACAGAAAACTGCTGCAACGAGTGTTCTGTTGACGAATTTAAAGCAAGCAGAAGCtggtttgaaaatgtaaaaaaaaagaacaggcaATAGGTAGGCCtttcacaataatcaataaatcgattatcggtttctgaggcgaatgccacaacCAACAGCCccggtgtgggaatatttcggttttaaacagaatgaacaaaggTGAAAAAGGTTctcaactgggggaaaaaaaaactaccgataCAGGTGCTcgggcagcagagccttcgtcccgacagtcgacgctgaggcgtttggtcggcaaatttaaataaaatggtgtgcgctcacagacagtgtcactcgctacattgcaaaagaaatgcaaccattcaatacagttatatggcatacattttaaacaacatactgtagcttcGCTGGAAGCACTTCCTGTTGCCAGGCGTGCTTTGGCGACTGTTGTggtaaatggctgctaagttacatgtttagagctcacatagttgttggttCCTGTTCTGCATTATTccttggtagtgtcttgtctgttgttatccaCCTATTGCATTGCTGCGTGatgttttagctctttcttttatGACATCCTATTAGTCAGACTGGTATGTGATGTGGTGACCTCCCGCGATTTCACTGGGGTTGATAAGTTTATTGTGAGctctgttgttactctgcttgcaaAATAAACAGTTACCTCTTCCTCGCCGACTCATGAGTGCCACAATacgtacaggcaacttctgtgtcttactaatgtggctcacaccgGTACACTATACTGGAGTACCGTCCAGTGGTTcgaatgtgaattacacctctcatgacaaagattaaaaattcttaaaaaatgttgtcgataacatcgattatcgtcgataatttgtagcacaattattgaccagcaaaatgtgtaatcctgtccattcatttgtcatttgtaattatttttgcatcactgTCCATAAAATATGCTTTGTGTCAAATTGTGGGTGTCTGAAAcgaattcattggatttacattattttctatttgctttggttagagtccattttggtttgagtcggaccttctagaACAGATTAACGAGGCTACCCGAGGCACCGCTGTATATAATATCTATTTCATCTTACATAATGGCGTATTTCATCTTGTACTGTAGTTGTTTATGTGTGTTACATGATCCTTTAAAATAActtctttttaaacaatattacaacttttatttcattattttttttgttacattacaCCTTCAGTCTAGGTACAATAAGACTAAatcaacactttttttcccacgaatattacaactttacttttgtaaaactaattttttttttacttagtcTTCTATCTTATTCTACATTACAATTTCAATTATTGTAAAACTGTTTTTAATGGTactattaaaactttttttctcataaaatcaccatTATACGCTTTTTTTCATAATACAACATTATTGTaggaaaattgtaaaaaaaaattaaaatcacaGTATTTTATCGTAAAATTACAAACTTgccattcccccccccccccttaattGCTGAAATGTGCCGCTAGGTGTGCTTTAatctattaattaattagtaaGTAAACTATGAAAACATGACAATTAAAGACAAGTGTTATCTTACTTTCTCAGCTCCCGCTCGTcctcccatttctgctgctttagAAGCTTCTTCTGCTGCCTTTTGGACAAACTTGGCACCTTTTCTTTGTTATTGATGTCCTCTGTgtcattatttgttatttttagtttggtgtcatgtctcttcacagtgttGTCATCTTCCATTTAGCCAACTCCCCAACAAATATCCACAAACGACGAACTAGTAAGGTAATAAACGACTTGACGTCGTTAGTATCTAACCTaacaacataaaacacacactttaAGGTAAATAGTTAAGTAAATTGCGTCGATTTAAGTATATAAATCAAGCGTAAGTAATCAACTTCTAGCTGAATTTCCGCAAGGCGAGTCGCCTGTTTGACGTCATTTAACCGCGACTGACGCGTTCAAATGCTGCCATGGTTTCCCAGAGGTTCCGTTTCACTGTTATTTATcttctaatttaaaaaatgtaatgtattttcGCCGTATTTAATCATTAATTTCCACTCTAGAGCACATTTATTAGACAATCATTTCACTTCCGGAAGGGATTTAGCCATAAAACTCAAAGGGAACACTGAAGCAGCATCAGGTGAGCCCATTGAGCTGTACCATACGAAATCATACGTGAAAGAAAAtgacacataaaataaataaatatataaagctATCTTATAACATGTCAAATTAAATGTTGGAAAAACAGAGTGAGTTTAATAGAACAATATAAC contains:
- the trmt10a gene encoding RNA (guanine-9-)-methyltransferase domain-containing protein 2 codes for the protein MEDDNTVKRHDTKLKITNNDTEDINNKEKVPSLSKRQQKKLLKQQKWEDERELRKQKRKERKHQRRLQRQTQHDHHHKKDDNDEDHRARKRPRRDVIPGSLRLVVDCSFDDLMLIKDVHKLHKQIQRCYAENRRATRPVQFYLTSLGGQLKQSMDEKDKGWINWKDITVKSEHYSNVLAKEELVYLTSDSPNMLAELDPKKAYIIGGLVDHNHHKGITFERAKALGIDHAQLPLSSFVQMNSRKVLAVNHVFEIILAFLEKGNWKEAFFSVLPPRKGAMAIKQEGEEEEGGGGGANQAEEQDGDSDNEV